The Arachis ipaensis cultivar K30076 chromosome B03, Araip1.1, whole genome shotgun sequence region CCTGTGTCATCCTTGTCAGCTTTAGGAGCCTTTGATGATGAAGGTTCTGGAGCCAGAGACGGTGCCTTTGCAGGAGTCTTAGCAACCGCAAAGAAATCCAAAGGAAGAAGCACCTTCCCAACCTTATAGATAGCAAGATGCTTATCAGTGTAAATGATTCCATTAATTGTAGTGTTAACCGCTCCGGTTGAGATGTTAACACTGCCGCCATAGCTTATGACATTCAGTTCCACCTTTCCCGGTTTAGCTCCGGCCAGTGTCCTGACCGGGTTTGTGAGTGTGTCAAAGTTGGAACTCGAGACGTAGTCGGAGATGACGTGGAACTGCACGAGTTCAAGCTTCTGTCCATCGGAAAGAGAGTTGAGGAAGCCGGGTTTGAGCTGGGAGAAGGCGGCGTCGTCGGGGGCGAGGACGGTGAGGCCGCCGGACTTGGAAGTGATGAGCTGAGAGTTGAGTTGGTTGATCAATTGGGTGATCTTCATGAGTCTGATGAGTGTGTTGAATGACTTTGCTTGCCTCAGAAGGGCGATGACGTCAACAGTGGGTGTGTCTGGAATGTTCTCACTTGGTGAGTTGCTTGGTAATGAAGGTACCAATGGTTTTGGTGATGCTGctggtgttgttgttggtttaGGGTTTGGTTGAACTACTGGGGATATAGCTGGTGATAATTGTGCTATAGTGGTTGTGGAAATTATTAGTGTTATTGTGAAGAACAATAGAGATTGGTTTTTGATCATCATTTTTGGTGAATTGAAGACTAATCTTATTAGGGTTTGTGTTATTTTGCAATGAAGACTTGATGAAGAGGTTGATGATGCATGGGGTTTTATATATAGATTGTGGGAGACATGTCAAATTAAAGATGGTGTTGTGATGATATATGTGAAGGTTTATTGATATCTTGTTGCTATCTACACCTGGCAAGGATATTAAGGTGTAGCGTCAGCAATCACAATAGATAGATAGAAATGGTGGGTGCCACACAGTTCACTCATGATGGATCAG contains the following coding sequences:
- the LOC107629195 gene encoding fasciclin-like arabinogalactan protein 11 → MMIKNQSLLFFTITLIISTTTIAQLSPAISPVVQPNPKPTTTPAASPKPLVPSLPSNSPSENIPDTPTVDVIALLRQAKSFNTLIRLMKITQLINQLNSQLITSKSGGLTVLAPDDAAFSQLKPGFLNSLSDGQKLELVQFHVISDYVSSSNFDTLTNPVRTLAGAKPGKVELNVISYGGSVNISTGAVNTTINGIIYTDKHLAIYKVGKVLLPLDFFAVAKTPAKAPSLAPEPSSSKAPKADKDDTGTSSDSSSSQVNPTEQSSGGAVKINVVALGLAFMVAAAATMHA